The genome window AACGCACCTTTGCCTGCGTGAAACTCCTGATCCTCCGCTTCTCCTCCATCGGCGATATCGTGCTCACCAGCCCGGTGCTGCGCTGCGCCAAAGAGCAGCTGAAGGATGCGGAGATCCACGTCTCCACCAAGAGCGCCTTCGCGGATCTGGTGCGCTTCAATCCGCATGTGAGCAGGGTGCATGAGCTCGGCGACGACCTGGGCGAGTTGACCTCACGGTTGAAGGCTGAGCGCTTCGATGCCGTGATCGACCTGCACCATAACCTGCGCACGGCCCGGATCAAGCGCGCGCTCGGCGTGCCCGCGCACAGCTTCCCCAAGCTCAATATCGAGAAGTGGCTGCTGGTGAACCTGCGCATCGATCGCATGCCGAGGATCCATATCGTTGATCGATACCTGAGCGCCGTGGCGCATCTGGGCGTGAAGAATGACGGCAAGGGCCTGGAGCTCTTCATGCCCGCAGAGCGGGAGGTACCCATCGCATCGCTGCCACCGTCGCATCAATCCGGATACACGGCGCTCGCGATCGGCGCGGCGCACGCCACCAAGCGGCTTCCTCCGCACAAGCTCATCGAGCTCGCTCGCCTGATCAAAGGCCCCGTCGTGCTTGTCGGTGGAAAGGAAGACCAGGCCGTGGCGCGAATGATCGGCGATGCGATCGGA of Flavobacteriales bacterium contains these proteins:
- a CDS encoding glycosyltransferase family 9 protein — encoded protein: MKLLILRFSSIGDIVLTSPVLRCAKEQLKDAEIHVSTKSAFADLVRFNPHVSRVHELGDDLGELTSRLKAERFDAVIDLHHNLRTARIKRALGVPAHSFPKLNIEKWLLVNLRIDRMPRIHIVDRYLSAVAHLGVKNDGKGLELFMPAEREVPIASLPPSHQSGYTALAIGAAHATKRLPPHKLIELARLIKGPVVLVGGKEDQAVARMIGDAIGGRVFDAAGRFDILGSASLIKQAGSVIAHDSGAMHIACAFNKPVVSLWGNTVPQFGMGPYQPQHPERAMISEVPGLSCRPCSKIGHDQCPKGHFHCMEKQDLRRIAELASA